Sequence from the Torulaspora globosa chromosome 4, complete sequence genome:
TTAATCTACTCGTAAGCCTGCAATCCAGCGTTTCTCTCCgccttcctcttcattttcttaTTGCCCTTGttgtgcttcttgctcttgccATCGGCCACCTGGTTCTTGTGAAACGGCGAAGTGAGTTTTCCTTGCACACCGTTCATCTGGAAAAATTCTCTGTCCACGTCATCGGCAGCGTTGTAGAGAGCTGCTTGCTTACCACCGTGTGTCACGCTCGTAGCTTCTGCGCCATCTTTAGCCCCTATATGTGCGGAGAAGGTTAACTGAGCCAGGTCCCTTGCCAGGTCGAAATCATCTGAAGATTTTGTCTTGAGAGCTTCACGCAGTTGTTCCTGTCTACTTTCCGGTAGGCGTTCGAAAACGTAAAGTTCTTTGTTGAACTCCTggcattcttctttggtaAATGGCctgtcatcttcgaggTGAGGAGGAGGATTGATGTATAAAAGCTTACCATTGACGTAATCCTTCAACACGTAACGACTTGCTCGCGACTCATCGGCTGAACCAAAACCTTGCGTCATGTAACCACGAGCTCTAGCGTATGCAACCAGCAGCTCCTGCGCGGTGGGTGGAGCCTGTTCTTCGCCCTCGCCTGCCATTCGCGTTTTGATGTGTATACCATAGACTGCTTCCAGGTAATACTTGGGTATCCTTTCAGCTACTAATGTACATGGCCCGATGTAGTCACGCAGTTGGTCGATGGGGAGCACACCATTGCAAACTAACTCACCTTTACTGTAAGCGAAATTAGGAAAAACCAAACCAGGACAGTCGCATAGCAGTACGCGGTCAGAGAGTTTGATAGTTTGGAAATGCTTAGTCTTACCTGGCGTCGATGAGACAGACACCTTCTTCGCTCCAACCAAAGAATTGATCGTGGAAGATTTACCTACATTTGGATAACCGACTAAACCAATCTGGATCATCGGTGATTGGCCTGGTAATGGTGGCATTAGCGGCTCCTTTGGAGCTTTTGATAAGAATAAGTCCTCCAGTTGTGCAATTGTCAAGATTTTAATGCTCTCCAAAACTTCTGCGTCTATTTCCGCATCTACTTCTCCGTCACTGGTgtcctcttcttggatctcTTCGTGCTGATAGTCCTCACCGTGTTCTTCCTGGAGCGCCAAGAGCTGGTTCGCTTTCAGCGCTGAATAAAATGTGAAGTCAATGCCTCTTGATAGGAAATACTTCGCCCATGTTATTCTCTGTTTCCGAGTCAAAAGATCTGCTTTGTTGACCAGTAACAGGTTCTGCTTTCTATCATCCAGTTCTTTAACGTATTTTTCCAGATCCATCGATCTGAATAACAGAGGGTCTCTTGCGTCGACGATCTGTACGACCAAATCAGAACGCTCAACCACTCTCCATAGCTGTTTCCATACCTCAATGTTTCTTTCGAACGGCGTCAGCAGTAGCTCCTCGTCGGATTCTTGCAGATGAGCCaattttcttctccattCCAAAAATGCGTCGTTCTCTCGTCTTTCCAGTTGATATTTCGTCATGTCCGGATCCCAAGCCGGCCTCCTAGGAACAATCAGTTCACGAGCGTGTTCCCTCTGTTTAGCGTTCAAAAGCTCACGCTTTTCATTCGATATTGACAAGCCCTGAGTCGTTGCAGAGTCATTACCACTATCCATACGGATGATTTTGACGTTTGAATGACGATCTGCAGAGAAATCCTTATCAGCAAGCTCCGCAGTACTTAGAAATTCATCCAAAGCCGATTCTTGAGTAACAGATCTCAGTTTAACCCAATCTGCCTCATGTTTCTCAGTAGTATATCTCATCTCACCATCTGGCAGGAACTCAACAGCATTTTCCTTTTGACGGGCAGACTTGATAGCTCTCCCGAGGCCGATTGTATTCTTATTCTTCCGCTGAATAGGCTTTGGTCCCTTTGGCgctttccatttcttcgGCTGCTGTTTAGGAGGCATAATCCCAGCTTGGTAACGTTATCGAGGTGCTCAATCGACCTGTTTGATGGAAACACTGACAAATTatagcgatgagcttacATAAAATTTTTAACTGTGCCCGCTGCGAGCGCCAGCGACAGAAAATACGAGCAGAAAATTGAATAAATGGTTAAAAGATAAGCTAAAAACTCTATAGAATCAGGTCTGATCTGTCAGGATGCCACTTTTGTAGTGAATTATCGTAAAATGAGCAAGTGACAACAAAATTCTCACACCAGTCACCGCCGTAGCACATCGAATCATGGCCCTGTTTCAGGTAACTTAGCTCAGTGAAGGAGAAATCCTGCTGCATCTTGCGGTCATCCAGGCCTATTAGCTTCGCACCATTATACATGCAGCAAACgagaagttcatcaacCCCCGGAGCACCACCAATTGCTTCGGGGCGCTCGCAGAACCTCCAGACGCCACCATTCAAGTTTTCGCTCCAAAACTTGGCCACTGGGGTATTCTGTCCTGGATATATCGATTGCCCACCCAGCATCCTCAATTCAAGCAACCGTATGCAGTCATCGTACGACCCGGTGACAATCGAAGTGGGACGTGCCTGACGGAAATTGGCCGTGCTACACTTGATGGCCACAACGCCGGCGTCATGAATCCTGCTGTTCGACCAAATCAGCCCTCGCGACCGCATGTCGTGGGCCATTATGGTAGCGTCATCGCCGCCGGTGAATACTACGTCCTGTAGAGGCTGCAAACTTCCAAATTCGCCGGTCCAGCACTCCAGCGAATGCTGTTCTGTTAAAAGCTGCGGCTCTTTGTTTACAACCCGTTGCGAACATCCCTGAACTGCAACTACCGATTCTTCAACACTAGTGTAAGCATCTTCCAGCCTACTAAATTTCGATATCGGCTGCTTCTTCACTATATCCACAGTCGCTGCTTCTCCAGAAGTACCCGTCACGAGAAGCAATACGGGATCCAACGAAGAAAAG
This genomic interval carries:
- the LSG1 gene encoding ribosome biogenesis GTPase LSG1 (ancestral locus Anc_6.163); translated protein: MPPKQQPKKWKAPKGPKPIQRKNKNTIGLGRAIKSARQKENAVEFLPDGEMRYTTEKHEADWVKLRSVTQESALDEFLSTAELADKDFSADRHSNVKIIRMDSGNDSATTQGLSISNEKRELLNAKQREHARELIVPRRPAWDPDMTKYQLERRENDAFLEWRRKLAHLQESDEELLLTPFERNIEVWKQLWRVVERSDLVVQIVDARDPLLFRSMDLEKYVKELDDRKQNLLLVNKADLLTRKQRITWAKYFLSRGIDFTFYSALKANQLLALQEEHGEDYQHEEIQEEDTSDGEVDAEIDAEVLESIKILTIAQLEDLFLSKAPKEPLMPPLPGQSPMIQIGLVGYPNVGKSSTINSLVGAKKVSVSSTPGKTKHFQTIKLSDRVLLCDCPGLVFPNFAYSKGELVCNGVLPIDQLRDYIGPCTLVAERIPKYYLEAVYGIHIKTRMAGEGEEQAPPTAQELLVAYARARGYMTQGFGSADESRASRYVLKDYVNGKLLYINPPPHLEDDRPFTKEECQEFNKELYVFERLPESRQEQLREALKTKSSDDFDLARDLAQLTFSAHIGAKDGAEATSVTHGGKQAALYNAADDVDREFFQMNGVQGKLTSPFHKNQVADGKSKKHNKGNKKMKRKAERNAGLQAYE
- the RRT2 gene encoding diphthamide synthase (ancestral locus Anc_6.162); the encoded protein is MGECQAEIAVKTRLPPCCLRIIDNQFVLVGTYRLDAESGYRTGSLELYDENLVLLKSYETYGAILDVKLSPFDSKLAATAHSTGNVTLWRILAAESGDIPTLQEIANLQLFDTDTLITSLHFSSLDPVLLLVTGTSGEAATVDIVKKQPISKFSRLEDAYTSVEESVVAVQGCSQRVVNKEPQLLTEQHSLECWTGEFGSLQPLQDVVFTGGDDATIMAHDMRSRGLIWSNSRIHDAGVVAIKCSTANFRQARPTSIVTGSYDDCIRLLELRMLGGQSIYPGQNTPVAKFWSENLNGGVWRFCERPEAIGGAPGVDELLVCCMYNGAKLIGLDDRKMQQDFSFTELSYLKQGHDSMCYGGDWCENFVVTCSFYDNSLQKWHPDRSDLIL